One window of Bacillota bacterium genomic DNA carries:
- a CDS encoding DUF1957 domain-containing protein — protein sequence MSHPQGYLALVLHAHLPYVRHPEYATFIEEDWLFEAITECYIPLLDVFERLVRDGVPWRLSMSVTPTLAAMLTDPLLQERYVRHIEGLIELARRETARTAADPRFNRLAHMYLAHFEFARRKFEEYGRNLVEAFRRFQEMGYLEILASAATHGYLPLMAPEAGAVRAQIDVGVEAYRRAFGRQPAGFWLPECGYNPLDDVWLAQAGIRYFIAETHALLHACPRPRYAVFAPVYCPASGVAAFGRDTETSAQVWSATEGYPGDFDYRDFYRDIGYDLDYDYVRPWLKGEARRQVGIKYYRITGKTSDKDVYDPDRAREKAAIHAGNFVFNRQRQFEHLRAHMDRPPIVVAPYDAELFGHWWFEGPQWLDYVIRKAAYDQTTFRLITPSEYLDMFPRNQVAQPSMSSWGNKGYSEVWLCGANDWIYRHLHEAARRMAALADRFGADGAADSDPLLRRALNQAARELLLAQSSDWAFIMYTGTTTEYAARRTISHVARFNRLYEQILAGAVDAAWLAELEARDNLFPWLDFRVYRR from the coding sequence TTGTCCCATCCTCAAGGCTACCTGGCGCTGGTGCTGCACGCCCATTTGCCGTACGTGCGCCATCCGGAGTACGCCACGTTCATCGAGGAAGATTGGCTGTTTGAAGCGATTACCGAGTGCTACATTCCGCTGCTGGACGTCTTCGAGCGCCTCGTGCGCGACGGGGTGCCGTGGCGGCTGTCTATGTCGGTGACGCCGACGCTGGCGGCCATGCTCACGGACCCGCTGCTGCAGGAGCGCTACGTGCGCCATATCGAGGGCCTGATCGAACTGGCGCGCCGCGAAACGGCCCGCACGGCCGCCGATCCCCGCTTCAACCGGCTCGCGCACATGTATTTGGCCCACTTCGAGTTCGCGCGCCGCAAGTTCGAAGAGTACGGGCGCAACCTCGTGGAAGCGTTCCGGCGCTTCCAGGAGATGGGTTACCTGGAAATTCTGGCGTCGGCGGCTACGCACGGGTACCTGCCCCTCATGGCGCCCGAGGCCGGCGCCGTGCGGGCGCAAATCGACGTGGGCGTGGAAGCGTACCGGCGCGCCTTCGGGCGGCAGCCGGCGGGGTTCTGGCTGCCCGAGTGCGGCTACAATCCGCTGGACGACGTGTGGCTGGCCCAGGCCGGCATCCGCTATTTCATCGCGGAAACCCACGCGCTGCTGCACGCGTGCCCCCGGCCCCGCTACGCCGTCTTCGCGCCCGTCTACTGCCCCGCCTCGGGCGTGGCGGCGTTCGGCCGCGACACGGAGACGTCCGCGCAGGTGTGGAGCGCCACGGAAGGCTATCCCGGCGACTTCGACTACCGCGATTTTTACCGCGACATCGGCTACGACCTGGACTACGACTACGTCCGGCCTTGGCTGAAAGGCGAAGCGCGGCGCCAGGTGGGCATCAAGTATTACCGCATCACGGGCAAGACCAGCGACAAGGACGTGTACGACCCCGACCGGGCGCGGGAGAAGGCGGCCATCCACGCCGGCAACTTCGTGTTCAACCGCCAGCGGCAGTTCGAGCACCTGCGCGCCCACATGGACCGGCCGCCAATCGTGGTCGCGCCGTACGACGCGGAACTGTTCGGCCACTGGTGGTTCGAAGGACCGCAGTGGCTCGACTACGTCATCCGCAAAGCGGCGTACGACCAGACAACGTTCCGGCTCATCACGCCGTCCGAGTACTTGGACATGTTCCCCCGCAACCAGGTGGCGCAGCCTTCGATGTCGAGCTGGGGCAACAAGGGCTACAGCGAAGTGTGGTTGTGCGGCGCGAACGACTGGATTTACCGTCACCTGCACGAAGCGGCCCGGCGCATGGCGGCGCTGGCCGACCGGTTCGGCGCGGACGGCGCGGCCGATTCCGACCCGCTCCTGCGGCGGGCGCTGAATCAGGCCGCGCGCGAGCTGCTCCTGGCCCAGAGCAGCGACTGGGCGTTCATCATGTACACGGGCACCACCACCGAGTACGCGGCCAGGCGCACGATAAGCCACGTCGCCCGCTTCAACCGGCTGTACGAGCAAATTCTCGCCGGGGCCGTCGACGCGGCGTGGCTCGCCGAATTGGAAGCCCGGGACAACCTTTTCCCGTGGCTCGACTTCCGGGTGTACCGTCGCTAG
- the nagA gene encoding N-acetylglucosamine-6-phosphate deacetylase: MSENLATFGATRRTVIRGGRLLTPAGIVDDGAVVIDGGRILFAGPASAWRGNDAGAVLVDARGGWIVPGFIDLHVHGGGGGDTMDATFDALCAVARCHAQYGTTAFLATTVTAPHDRLLEVAAAVREAVGRWTGGAQVLGLHLEGPYVSPKRAGAQNTAHMRPPAPEELEELFAAAGGTWRLVTLAPELPGAVDAIRWLAERGVVVSIGHSDATYEEAAAGIAAGARHATHLFNAMRGLHHREPGVVGAALAHAEVTVELIADGEHVHPAALALAVACKGPQRTALVTDCMRARGLPDGVYKLGDLDVLVQGGKARLAASPDTIAGSLLTMGEAVRFLVRTVGVPLPEAVTMASATPARIIGVADRKGSLEPGKDGDVVVLDDDLRVQATVVAGRIVYSR; this comes from the coding sequence ATGAGTGAAAACTTGGCAACATTCGGTGCGACCCGCCGTACGGTGATCCGCGGCGGTCGGCTGCTGACTCCGGCCGGCATCGTGGACGACGGCGCCGTCGTGATTGACGGCGGCCGTATTTTGTTCGCCGGGCCTGCCAGTGCGTGGCGCGGCAACGACGCCGGAGCGGTGCTCGTTGACGCGCGAGGCGGCTGGATCGTTCCGGGCTTTATCGACCTTCACGTCCACGGCGGCGGCGGCGGAGACACGATGGACGCAACCTTTGACGCCTTGTGCGCCGTGGCCCGCTGCCACGCGCAATACGGCACGACGGCGTTCCTCGCCACGACGGTGACGGCGCCGCACGACCGGCTGCTGGAGGTGGCTGCGGCGGTGCGCGAGGCCGTCGGCCGGTGGACGGGCGGAGCGCAAGTGCTCGGCTTGCATCTGGAGGGGCCGTACGTCAGCCCCAAGCGGGCCGGTGCGCAAAATACGGCGCACATGCGGCCGCCCGCACCGGAGGAGCTGGAGGAGCTGTTCGCAGCGGCCGGCGGCACGTGGCGCCTGGTGACGCTGGCGCCCGAGCTGCCCGGCGCGGTCGACGCCATCCGCTGGCTGGCGGAGCGGGGCGTCGTCGTTTCCATCGGTCATTCGGACGCGACGTACGAGGAAGCGGCCGCCGGCATCGCCGCGGGCGCCCGCCATGCGACGCATCTCTTCAACGCGATGCGGGGCTTGCACCACCGTGAGCCCGGCGTGGTGGGCGCGGCGTTGGCCCACGCGGAGGTGACGGTGGAGCTCATCGCGGACGGAGAGCACGTCCACCCGGCGGCCCTGGCCCTGGCCGTGGCCTGCAAAGGCCCGCAGCGAACCGCGCTGGTGACGGACTGTATGCGGGCTCGCGGCTTGCCGGACGGCGTGTACAAGCTGGGCGACCTCGACGTGCTGGTGCAAGGGGGCAAAGCGCGCCTTGCCGCCAGCCCGGACACCATCGCGGGGAGCCTGCTGACCATGGGGGAGGCGGTGCGGTTCCTGGTGCGCACCGTCGGCGTGCCCCTGCCCGAGGCGGTGACGATGGCCTCGGCCACGCCGGCCCGGATTATCGGCGTCGCGGACCGGAAGGGCAGCTTGGAGCCGGGCAAGGACGGCGACGTCGTCGTACTGGACGACGACCTGCGGGTGCAGGCGACCGTCGTCGCGGGACGCATCGTGTATTCTCGCTAG
- a CDS encoding glycosyl transferase family 1: MQRDILMLAWEYPPKVVGGLARHAAYLSRELARAGHRVVVLTQEAPGEPAYAVESGVEVHRLHVCGPPARDFVGWVKRLNFEMVERALQLFARGRRFDIIHAHDWLAAYAGKTLKHGFGAPLVATIHATEYGRNNGLHNDLQRYISSCEWWLTYEAWRVICCSRFMEEEVRRVFQTPPDKIRVVPNGVDLPRPPVDTAQDAAFRARFAAPDEDLVFFLGRLVYEKGVHVLLEAAPLILRQRPRTRFVIAGEGPLRLDLEARARALGVADRVVFYGYADDVARDRFLRGAQAAVFPSLYEPFGIVALEAMAAGTPVIVARTGGFAEIVRHGVTGLHAVPGDAASLAGAVVAVLSSPKLAARLRQRALQDVQERFSWAGVAAQTLAVYDDVLREYERSPWEAAIARRRADEAAAWRARLVELGAAEPARRVSRYAPTGADAVALSPDVAETGVAAFRAPHD; the protein is encoded by the coding sequence AGCCGCGAGCTGGCCAGGGCGGGACATCGTGTGGTCGTCCTCACGCAGGAGGCGCCGGGAGAGCCTGCGTATGCCGTAGAGAGCGGGGTGGAAGTGCACCGGCTGCACGTGTGCGGCCCGCCGGCGCGGGATTTCGTCGGCTGGGTGAAGCGGCTGAACTTCGAAATGGTGGAGCGCGCGCTGCAGTTGTTCGCGCGCGGCCGGCGCTTCGACATCATCCACGCCCACGACTGGCTGGCGGCGTATGCGGGCAAGACACTGAAGCACGGCTTCGGCGCGCCGCTGGTCGCCACCATCCACGCCACCGAATACGGCCGCAACAACGGCCTGCACAACGACCTGCAGCGCTACATCAGCAGCTGCGAGTGGTGGCTCACCTACGAGGCGTGGCGGGTCATCTGTTGCAGCCGCTTCATGGAAGAAGAAGTGCGCCGGGTGTTCCAGACGCCGCCCGACAAGATCCGGGTCGTGCCCAACGGCGTCGACTTGCCGCGCCCGCCGGTGGACACGGCGCAGGACGCGGCGTTTCGCGCCCGCTTCGCCGCGCCCGACGAAGACTTGGTGTTTTTCCTCGGCCGGCTCGTCTACGAGAAGGGCGTGCACGTGCTGCTGGAGGCCGCCCCCCTCATCTTGCGGCAGCGGCCGCGCACGCGCTTCGTCATCGCCGGCGAAGGGCCGCTGCGGCTCGACCTGGAGGCCCGCGCCCGGGCGCTGGGCGTGGCGGACCGGGTCGTCTTCTACGGCTACGCCGACGACGTCGCGCGGGACCGGTTCTTGCGCGGCGCGCAAGCCGCCGTGTTTCCGAGCCTGTACGAACCGTTCGGCATCGTGGCGCTGGAGGCGATGGCGGCCGGCACGCCGGTCATCGTGGCGCGCACAGGGGGATTCGCCGAGATCGTGCGCCACGGCGTCACGGGCCTGCACGCGGTGCCGGGCGATGCAGCGTCGCTGGCCGGCGCGGTGGTGGCGGTGCTGTCGTCGCCGAAGCTGGCCGCGCGGCTCCGGCAGCGGGCGCTGCAGGACGTCCAGGAGCGGTTTTCGTGGGCGGGCGTCGCGGCGCAGACGTTAGCGGTGTACGACGACGTGCTGCGGGAGTACGAACGGAGCCCATGGGAAGCGGCCATCGCCCGGCGCCGCGCGGACGAGGCGGCGGCCTGGCGAGCGCGCCTTGTGGAGCTGGGCGCGGCGGAGCCCGCGCGGCGCGTGAGCCGCTACGCGCCGACCGGCGCCGATGCCGTCGCGCTGAGCCCGGACGTGGCCGAAACGGGCGTCGCCGCCTTTCGGGCGCCGCACGACTAG
- a CDS encoding glycoside hydrolase family 15: MPRPIVLGNGRVLVTFDGDYALRDLYYPHVGMLNQLCGHKNPIGIWSEGVFTWVERGAWQLRLRYEEDTLISDVTATNEALGLRLRCSDGVHVRRDLFMKIVTVENLTERQREVRVFFPYDFCIDQTDIGDTAMFDPMTNGVIHYKRDRCFLINGYVPGAPVGQRGLFQFATGTKRFQGAEGTWRDAEDGWLEGNPIAQGSVDSVVSFRLELPPGGSHQVHTWVAIADSFEAARRLDEWARERGLPALMEETRTFWRTWVNKQDRKWADLPEDVVRLFKRSLLIVRTQIDRGGAIVAANDTDILRFNRDHYSYMWPRDGALVAHALDRAGYTETTRDFYRFCARVLAPGGFFWHKYHPDGSVGSSWHPWIMAGKVRLPIQQDETALVLWALGEFYKIERDLEFIDSLYEPLIRPAADFLVRYRDPRTGLPLDSHDLWEERRGVFVFTAAAVQAGLRAAAMLAGLLGERDAAAQYQAVAEQMKEAIERHFFSPEHGRFLRGWTLRAGQLVPDATPESSVAGLFLLGVLPADHPHMAVTMERLQKELWVGTRVGGVARYFRDYYFYRGGDFDRIPGNPWVICTLWLAQWHIRKAKAFADLEPAKELLQWAVERALPTGVLAEQYHPETGELLSVAPLTWSHATFVWAVLDYLERHRAIRKRQETRILIEKCAPG; the protein is encoded by the coding sequence ATGCCGCGTCCTATCGTGCTCGGCAACGGGCGAGTGCTGGTGACCTTCGACGGCGACTACGCGCTGCGCGACCTATACTATCCCCACGTGGGCATGCTCAACCAGCTGTGCGGCCACAAAAACCCCATCGGCATCTGGTCCGAAGGCGTTTTTACCTGGGTGGAGCGGGGCGCCTGGCAGCTGCGGCTGCGCTACGAAGAGGACACCTTGATCAGCGACGTGACGGCGACCAACGAAGCCTTGGGCCTGCGGCTGCGCTGCTCCGACGGCGTGCACGTGCGGCGCGACTTGTTCATGAAGATTGTAACGGTCGAAAACTTGACGGAACGCCAGCGCGAGGTGCGGGTCTTTTTCCCCTACGACTTTTGCATCGACCAGACGGACATCGGCGACACGGCCATGTTTGACCCGATGACCAACGGCGTGATACATTACAAGCGTGACCGGTGTTTTCTGATCAACGGCTATGTGCCCGGCGCACCGGTGGGGCAAAGAGGCTTGTTTCAGTTCGCCACCGGCACCAAGCGGTTTCAGGGGGCCGAGGGCACGTGGCGCGACGCGGAGGATGGCTGGCTGGAAGGCAATCCCATCGCCCAAGGCTCGGTGGACTCGGTCGTCAGTTTCCGGCTCGAGCTGCCGCCGGGCGGCTCGCACCAGGTGCACACGTGGGTCGCGATAGCCGACAGCTTCGAGGCGGCGCGCCGGTTGGACGAGTGGGCGCGGGAGCGGGGCTTGCCGGCCCTCATGGAGGAGACAAGGACGTTCTGGCGCACCTGGGTGAACAAGCAGGACCGCAAGTGGGCCGACTTGCCCGAGGACGTGGTGCGGCTTTTCAAGCGCAGCCTGCTTATCGTGCGCACGCAAATCGATCGCGGCGGCGCCATCGTGGCGGCCAACGACACCGACATTTTGCGCTTCAACCGCGACCATTACAGCTACATGTGGCCCCGAGACGGCGCGCTGGTGGCGCACGCGCTGGACCGAGCAGGCTACACCGAAACGACCCGCGACTTTTACCGCTTTTGCGCCCGGGTGCTGGCTCCGGGCGGCTTTTTTTGGCACAAGTATCACCCCGACGGGTCCGTAGGTTCCAGCTGGCACCCGTGGATCATGGCCGGGAAAGTGCGCCTGCCGATCCAGCAGGACGAGACCGCGCTGGTGCTGTGGGCGCTGGGCGAGTTTTACAAGATCGAGCGGGATCTGGAATTCATCGACTCCCTCTACGAGCCGCTCATCCGGCCCGCCGCCGACTTTTTGGTGCGCTACCGCGACCCGCGCACGGGATTACCGCTGGACAGCCACGATTTGTGGGAGGAGCGCCGCGGGGTGTTCGTCTTTACTGCAGCTGCGGTGCAGGCGGGATTGCGGGCGGCGGCCATGCTGGCGGGGCTCCTGGGCGAGCGGGACGCTGCGGCACAGTACCAAGCGGTGGCGGAGCAGATGAAAGAGGCCATCGAGCGGCACTTTTTCTCGCCCGAGCACGGGCGCTTCCTGCGGGGCTGGACCCTGCGCGCCGGCCAGCTGGTGCCCGACGCGACGCCCGAGAGCAGCGTGGCCGGACTGTTCCTGCTGGGCGTGCTGCCCGCGGATCATCCGCATATGGCCGTGACGATGGAGCGGCTGCAGAAGGAACTGTGGGTTGGCACGCGCGTCGGCGGCGTGGCTCGCTACTTCCGCGACTACTACTTCTACCGCGGCGGCGACTTCGATCGCATTCCGGGCAACCCGTGGGTCATCTGCACGCTCTGGCTGGCTCAGTGGCACATTCGCAAGGCCAAGGCCTTCGCGGACTTGGAGCCGGCCAAGGAGCTGCTGCAATGGGCGGTCGAGCGGGCGCTGCCTACGGGCGTGCTGGCCGAGCAGTATCATCCCGAAACCGGCGAATTGCTTTCCGTAGCGCCGCTGACGTGGTCCCACGCGACGTTCGTCTGGGCGGTGCTGGACTACCTGGAGCGGCACCGCGCCATCAGAAAACGGCAGGAAACGCGGATTTTAATCGAGAAATGCGCGCCCGGGTGA